From Micrococcus porci, one genomic window encodes:
- the arc gene encoding proteasome ATPase has protein sequence MTEDDTQDRAGVLPAGDDARRLAEARELLRQSQAEAERLRHQLASAQRHGAQLSERRRAAQAQLDVAARNNRRMVELLEATRTEMTSLKEALDDTTKAPFTFARLEAVHAARAPREGVETGAVVRAGADVVQNGRRLRVAVSPLLDAAALTAGAEVLLDESSTIVGEVEHSVSGQLLRVKESLPDGSLVLAGAADEERVVRRAPALAGEVLRHGDAVTVDPRLEWALARVELSEVDDVLLEEVPDVTFDDIGGLGPQIERIREAVEVPFLHPDLYREHGLRAPKGIMLYGPPGTGKTMLAKAVANALSARSAEGGRSFFLNIKGPELLNKYVGETERQIRIIFQRAREHAAAGSPVVVFFDEMESLFRTRGSGVSSDVETTIVPQLLAEIDGVESLDNVIVIGASNREDMIDPAVLRAGRLDVKIRVDRPDARGAVDIMARHLDEEVPLHVDEVRDAGSAEQAREELIGAAVTALYERSPRTALAELTDITGATSTLHLADLVSGAVVADVVDRAKRAAVRDLLAADLDPAARGLRTRHLLDAVDAVLADQADLLGTVAPGEWARTSGWRGPRLAELRMLPGAGGRP, from the coding sequence ATGACCGAGGACGACACCCAGGACCGGGCGGGCGTGCTGCCCGCGGGCGACGACGCCCGCCGCCTCGCCGAGGCGCGCGAGCTGCTGCGGCAGTCCCAGGCGGAGGCCGAGCGGCTCCGCCACCAGCTCGCGTCGGCGCAGCGGCACGGCGCGCAGCTCTCGGAGCGGCGCCGCGCGGCGCAGGCGCAGCTCGACGTCGCGGCGCGCAACAACCGTCGCATGGTCGAGCTGCTGGAGGCCACCCGCACGGAGATGACCTCCCTCAAGGAGGCCCTCGACGACACGACCAAGGCCCCGTTCACCTTCGCGCGGCTCGAGGCCGTGCACGCCGCCCGTGCCCCCCGCGAGGGGGTGGAGACGGGCGCGGTGGTGCGCGCCGGGGCGGACGTGGTCCAGAACGGGCGGCGCCTGCGCGTGGCCGTCTCTCCGCTGCTGGATGCGGCGGCGCTCACGGCGGGCGCCGAGGTGCTGCTGGACGAGTCCAGCACCATCGTGGGCGAGGTCGAGCACTCCGTCTCCGGACAGCTGCTGCGCGTGAAGGAGTCCCTGCCCGACGGCTCGCTCGTCCTCGCCGGCGCCGCGGACGAGGAGCGTGTGGTGCGCCGGGCCCCGGCCCTGGCCGGCGAGGTCCTGCGCCACGGAGACGCGGTCACGGTGGACCCGCGGCTCGAGTGGGCGCTGGCGCGCGTGGAGCTGTCCGAGGTGGACGACGTCCTCCTCGAGGAGGTCCCGGACGTCACCTTCGACGACATCGGCGGCCTGGGTCCGCAGATCGAGCGGATCCGCGAGGCCGTGGAGGTGCCGTTCCTCCACCCCGACCTCTACCGCGAGCACGGGCTCCGCGCGCCGAAGGGCATCATGCTCTACGGCCCGCCCGGCACGGGCAAGACGATGCTGGCCAAGGCCGTGGCCAACGCCCTCTCCGCGCGCTCCGCCGAGGGCGGGCGCTCGTTCTTCCTCAACATCAAGGGTCCCGAGCTGCTGAACAAGTACGTCGGCGAGACGGAGCGGCAGATCCGCATCATCTTCCAGCGCGCCCGGGAGCACGCCGCCGCGGGCTCGCCCGTCGTCGTGTTCTTCGACGAGATGGAGTCCCTGTTCCGCACCCGCGGCTCCGGCGTGTCCTCCGACGTGGAGACGACGATCGTGCCGCAGCTGCTCGCCGAGATCGACGGCGTCGAATCCCTGGACAACGTGATCGTGATCGGCGCGTCGAACCGCGAGGACATGATCGACCCGGCCGTGCTGCGCGCCGGCCGCCTCGACGTGAAGATCCGCGTGGACCGGCCCGACGCGCGGGGTGCCGTGGACATCATGGCGCGCCATCTCGACGAGGAGGTCCCCCTGCACGTGGACGAGGTGAGGGACGCCGGCTCCGCCGAGCAGGCCCGCGAGGAGCTCATCGGCGCCGCCGTCACGGCGCTGTACGAGCGCTCCCCGCGCACCGCGCTGGCCGAGCTCACGGACATCACCGGGGCGACGAGCACGCTGCACCTGGCCGACCTGGTCTCCGGGGCCGTCGTGGCGGACGTGGTGGACCGGGCCAAGCGCGCCGCCGTGCGGGACCTGCTGGCCGCGGACCTCGACCCGGCCGCCCGCGGCCTGCGCACCCGCCACCTGCTGGACGCGGTGGACGCCGTCCTCGCGGACCAGGCGGACCTGCTCGGCACCGTGGCCCCGGGCGAGTGGGCGCGCACCTCCGGCTGGCGCGGGCCGCGGCTGGCCGAGCTGCGCATGCTCCCCGGCGCCGGGGGCCGGCCGTGA
- a CDS encoding tRNA (adenine-N1)-methyltransferase, translating to MSDATAPETPAAPTTPDTAAPAGRPAGVTARRGPLRAGQRVQIKDAKGRLNTITLLPGGEFHSYQGVLRHDDLIGGPEGIVVQNSSGHAYQVLRPLLNDFVLSMPRGATVVYPKDAGQIVQQADIFPGAVVVEAGVGSGALSMSLLRAVGDAGRLHSYERRAEFAEIARGNVESFFGGVHPAWSIHLGDAQEEMPKVHEPHSVDRVVLDMLAPWECLDAVATVLAPGGVWLNYVATATQLSRVAEAIRASGKFTQIEATETLVRGWHLDGLAVRPDHRMVAHTGFLLTARRLAAGEDALVMKKRLKVSEFTTEDVEAWTPSDGARWTPQALGERTVTDKKARKAAKEARLTARRARAALEGRDPRTVGQDKD from the coding sequence ATGAGCGACGCCACCGCACCGGAGACCCCCGCCGCCCCGACGACCCCCGACACCGCCGCGCCGGCGGGCCGCCCCGCGGGCGTCACGGCTCGCCGCGGCCCCCTGCGCGCCGGCCAGCGCGTGCAGATCAAGGACGCCAAGGGCCGCCTCAACACGATCACGCTGCTGCCCGGCGGCGAGTTCCACAGCTACCAGGGCGTCCTGCGCCACGACGACCTCATCGGCGGGCCCGAGGGCATCGTCGTGCAGAACTCGTCGGGCCACGCCTACCAGGTCCTGCGCCCGCTGCTGAACGACTTCGTGCTCTCCATGCCCCGCGGCGCCACGGTGGTGTACCCCAAGGACGCCGGGCAGATCGTGCAGCAGGCGGACATCTTCCCGGGCGCCGTCGTGGTCGAGGCCGGCGTGGGCTCGGGCGCGCTGTCCATGTCCCTGCTGCGCGCGGTGGGCGACGCCGGCCGACTGCACTCCTACGAGCGCCGCGCGGAGTTCGCGGAGATCGCCCGCGGCAACGTCGAGTCCTTCTTCGGCGGCGTGCACCCGGCCTGGAGCATCCACCTCGGCGACGCTCAGGAGGAGATGCCCAAGGTCCACGAGCCGCACTCCGTGGACCGCGTCGTCCTGGACATGCTCGCTCCTTGGGAGTGCCTCGACGCCGTCGCCACCGTGCTCGCCCCCGGCGGCGTGTGGCTCAACTACGTGGCCACCGCCACCCAGCTCTCCCGCGTGGCCGAGGCCATCCGCGCGTCCGGGAAGTTCACCCAGATCGAGGCCACCGAGACCCTCGTGCGCGGCTGGCACCTGGACGGGCTGGCCGTCCGCCCGGACCATCGGATGGTGGCCCACACCGGCTTCCTGCTCACCGCCCGCCGGCTGGCGGCGGGGGAGGACGCGCTCGTCATGAAGAAGCGGCTGAAGGTCTCCGAGTTCACGACGGAGGACGTCGAGGCCTGGACGCCGTCGGACGGAGCGCGCTGGACGCCGCAGGCCCTGGGCGAGCGCACCGTCACGGACAAGAAGGCCCGCAAGGCCGCGAAGGAGGCCCGTCTGACCGCGCGTCGGGCGCGGGCCGCCCTGGAGGGCCGGGACCCGCGCACCGTGGGCCAGGACAAGGACTGA
- a CDS encoding site-2 protease family protein, translating to MSGPRALTLGRIAGAPVRLSPAWVAVAGAVVLLFGPQVARALPGLGGAAWLVALGYAALLALSVLVHEAAHAVAGRAFGQRPQEIVLTLWGGHTQFAAPQATPVGTVVTALAGPAANVVLAGLAWALGAAADARGVPGLLVDATVWANLLLAGFNALPGAPLDGGRMVESAVWAATGSRDRGVAAAGWTGRLIAAALVIGWVAVPLVRGERPGLVVSLLLVWVAVTLWRGASESVERGRWGRRLAGVRLADLAIPALAVPVDADASAVLAGVPAGLAVVAVDEAGRPVGVLDRAALDGAAASARVPVAAACRAVAPHAVLAADSLPPSGGALVASLATAAESAADPRPGVPGLDSTPVWVLTDGHGAVRSVLPRERILTALATASRPDPEEPRP from the coding sequence ATGAGCGGCCCGCGCGCCCTGACCCTCGGCCGGATCGCCGGCGCCCCCGTCCGGCTCTCGCCCGCGTGGGTCGCCGTGGCCGGTGCGGTCGTCCTGCTGTTCGGTCCGCAGGTCGCCCGCGCCCTCCCGGGCCTCGGAGGGGCGGCCTGGCTGGTGGCCCTGGGCTATGCCGCGCTGCTCGCCCTGTCGGTCCTGGTCCACGAGGCCGCCCACGCGGTGGCCGGGCGGGCCTTCGGCCAGCGCCCGCAGGAGATCGTGCTGACCCTCTGGGGCGGGCACACGCAGTTCGCGGCTCCGCAGGCGACGCCCGTGGGCACCGTGGTGACCGCGCTGGCCGGCCCCGCGGCCAACGTCGTCCTCGCCGGGCTCGCCTGGGCCCTGGGCGCCGCAGCCGACGCGCGGGGCGTTCCCGGTCTGCTCGTCGACGCCACCGTCTGGGCCAACCTGCTGCTGGCCGGCTTCAACGCCCTGCCCGGTGCGCCGCTGGACGGCGGCCGCATGGTGGAGTCCGCCGTGTGGGCGGCCACGGGCTCCCGGGACCGGGGGGTGGCCGCCGCCGGCTGGACTGGTCGGCTGATCGCCGCGGCACTCGTCATCGGCTGGGTGGCCGTGCCGCTGGTGCGCGGGGAGCGCCCCGGCCTGGTCGTGTCCCTGCTGCTCGTCTGGGTGGCCGTGACCCTGTGGCGCGGCGCCTCCGAGTCGGTCGAGCGCGGCCGCTGGGGCCGCCGCCTGGCCGGGGTGCGGCTGGCGGACCTCGCGATCCCCGCCCTCGCCGTCCCCGTGGACGCCGACGCCTCCGCGGTGCTGGCGGGCGTCCCCGCGGGCCTCGCCGTCGTGGCCGTGGACGAGGCCGGCCGCCCCGTCGGCGTGCTGGACCGCGCCGCCCTCGACGGGGCCGCCGCCAGCGCCCGCGTCCCCGTGGCCGCCGCCTGCCGGGCCGTGGCGCCGCACGCCGTGCTGGCCGCGGACTCCCTGCCCCCGTCCGGGGGCGCCCTCGTGGCGTCCCTGGCCACGGCCGCCGAGTCCGCGGCGGACCCCCGCCCGGGGGTCCCCGGGCTCGACTCGACCCCCGTGTGGGTGCTCACGGACGGCCACGGCGCCGTCCGCTCGGTGCTGCCCCGCGAGAGAATCCTGACCGCGCTCGCCACCGCGAGCCGCCCCGACCCCGAGGAGCCCCGTCCATGA
- a CDS encoding HAD family hydrolase, with the protein MPRTPAAPAPVLPAALLWDMDGTLVDTEPLWNAVQRRLVEEHGGTWSDGLAASLVGRPLDEGARSLRAAGLRMEVPEIIEATMAEVARGVEAATPWRPGALELLTAQAEAGVPGALVTMSHAPLARVLAERAPAGALRVVVTGDRVSRGKPDPEAYLLALEELSAHVPGLRAEDCVAVEDSPVGVAAAVAAGLPTVGVPSVLPLPEGAATVQWGTLAGRGLADLAAVRPGAAG; encoded by the coding sequence ATGCCCCGCACCCCCGCCGCGCCCGCGCCCGTCCTGCCCGCCGCCCTGCTGTGGGACATGGACGGGACCCTCGTGGACACCGAGCCGCTGTGGAACGCGGTCCAGCGGCGCCTCGTGGAGGAGCACGGCGGGACGTGGTCCGACGGGCTCGCGGCCTCCCTGGTGGGGCGCCCCCTCGACGAGGGCGCGCGCTCGCTCCGGGCCGCCGGCCTGCGCATGGAGGTGCCGGAGATCATCGAGGCCACCATGGCGGAGGTCGCCCGCGGTGTGGAGGCCGCCACCCCGTGGCGCCCGGGGGCCCTCGAGCTGCTCACCGCGCAGGCCGAGGCCGGCGTCCCCGGCGCGCTGGTGACCATGTCCCACGCGCCGCTGGCCCGCGTCCTGGCGGAGCGGGCCCCCGCCGGTGCCCTGCGGGTGGTCGTGACGGGCGACCGCGTGAGCCGCGGCAAGCCGGACCCGGAGGCCTACCTCCTGGCGCTGGAGGAGCTGTCCGCGCACGTCCCTGGGCTGCGCGCGGAGGACTGCGTGGCCGTGGAGGACTCCCCGGTCGGCGTGGCGGCCGCCGTCGCCGCCGGCCTCCCCACCGTGGGCGTGCCCAGCGTGCTGCCCCTGCCCGAGGGGGCGGCCACCGTCCAGTGGGGCACCCTCGCCGGTCGCGGCCTGGCCGACCTCGCCGCGGTGCGGCCCGGCGCCGCCGGATGA
- a CDS encoding proteasome assembly chaperone family protein, with product MDEQTDPGSLDGAPSPEDRLGALRAHLTATVPEVEDGSRPPAVLLLAFEGWNDAGEAATGALAELSAQWEAAPAGVVCDGEYYDYQVTRPVVHRDADGLGTLEWPALRVHEARLDAHGAPVPDGEAVPADGLRVLLASGVEPNVRWRAYVEELLRWAEAEGVDAVLTLGALLADVPHSRPLRARPTSPLVAVRVAVDAGLPAYEGPTGIVGVVTDEAARRGTASLSLWGAVPHYVAQAPSPKTLLGLVEAVEDLLHVELLTHALRDDAQAWQRGVDELAREDPEVASYVRRLEESQDAQELPEASGEAIAREFERYLRGRGRD from the coding sequence ATGGACGAACAGACGGACCCCGGATCCCTGGACGGCGCCCCCTCCCCGGAGGACCGGCTCGGCGCCCTGCGCGCGCACCTCACCGCCACCGTCCCGGAGGTGGAGGACGGCTCCCGCCCGCCCGCCGTCCTGCTGCTGGCGTTCGAGGGGTGGAACGACGCCGGGGAGGCCGCGACCGGCGCCCTCGCCGAGCTGAGCGCCCAGTGGGAGGCCGCCCCGGCCGGCGTCGTCTGCGACGGGGAGTACTACGACTACCAGGTGACCCGTCCCGTGGTGCACCGCGACGCCGACGGGCTCGGCACGCTCGAGTGGCCGGCCCTGCGCGTCCACGAGGCCCGGCTGGACGCGCACGGCGCCCCCGTCCCGGACGGCGAGGCGGTCCCGGCCGACGGCCTGCGGGTCCTCCTCGCCTCCGGCGTCGAGCCGAACGTGCGCTGGCGCGCCTACGTGGAGGAGCTGCTGCGCTGGGCCGAGGCGGAGGGCGTGGACGCCGTCCTGACCCTCGGGGCGCTGCTGGCGGACGTGCCCCACAGCCGCCCGCTGCGGGCCCGGCCGACGTCGCCGCTCGTGGCGGTCCGCGTCGCCGTCGACGCCGGCCTGCCCGCCTACGAGGGGCCCACGGGCATCGTCGGGGTCGTGACGGACGAGGCGGCCCGGCGGGGCACCGCGTCTCTGTCCCTGTGGGGGGCGGTACCGCACTACGTGGCGCAGGCGCCCTCGCCCAAGACCCTGCTGGGCCTGGTGGAGGCCGTGGAGGACCTGCTGCACGTGGAGCTGCTCACCCACGCGTTGCGGGACGACGCCCAGGCCTGGCAGCGCGGCGTGGACGAGCTGGCCCGCGAGGACCCGGAGGTGGCGTCCTACGTGCGCCGGCTCGAGGAGAGCCAGGACGCGCAGGAGCTGCCCGAGGCCTCGGGCGAGGCCATCGCGCGCGAGTTCGAGCGCTACCTGCGGGGCCGCGGCCGTGACTGA
- the mshC gene encoding cysteine--1-D-myo-inosityl 2-amino-2-deoxy-alpha-D-glucopyranoside ligase, which produces MKSWSTPAPRALPVQPDRLRVFDTATQALRHPGNDARTASLYVCGITPYDATHLGHATTYVSFDLLQRYWRAAGLEVAYTQNVTDVDDPLLERAEATGVDWRELAREQTDLFRSDMEALNVFAPDHYVGATEAIDLVVRAVEAMLEGGTAYRVPGTDGEPDGDVYFDSAAAQARGGWTLGSVSAMDRAQMEEVFPERGGDPGRPGKRDPLDPLLWRVHREGEPAWDGGALGSGRPGWHIECSAIAREHLPAPFTVQGGGSDLRFPHHEFSAAHATAVDGRPLAHTFLHSGMVALDGQKMSKSLGNLELVSRLRARGVEPVAIRAAILDRHYRSDWEWSEDLLTAAEERVARWRSALDGPHADAGAAVLAAAHTALSEDLDAPAALRVLDAWADGTLDGLSTTAEPLPVADVVDALLGLRLR; this is translated from the coding sequence GTGAAGTCCTGGAGCACCCCCGCCCCACGCGCCCTGCCCGTCCAGCCCGACCGCCTGCGCGTCTTCGACACCGCCACGCAGGCCCTGCGCCACCCGGGCAACGACGCCCGGACGGCGTCGCTCTACGTCTGCGGCATCACCCCCTACGACGCGACGCACCTGGGCCACGCCACCACGTACGTCTCCTTCGACCTGCTGCAGCGCTACTGGCGCGCCGCGGGCCTGGAGGTGGCCTACACGCAGAACGTGACCGACGTCGACGACCCGCTGCTGGAGCGGGCCGAGGCGACGGGCGTGGACTGGCGCGAGCTGGCCCGCGAGCAGACCGACCTGTTCCGCTCGGACATGGAGGCCCTGAACGTCTTCGCCCCGGACCACTACGTCGGCGCCACCGAGGCGATCGACCTCGTCGTCCGCGCCGTGGAGGCCATGCTGGAGGGCGGCACCGCGTATCGCGTGCCGGGCACGGATGGCGAGCCCGACGGCGACGTCTACTTCGACTCCGCGGCCGCCCAGGCCCGCGGCGGCTGGACGCTCGGCTCCGTCAGCGCGATGGACCGGGCGCAGATGGAGGAGGTGTTCCCGGAGCGGGGCGGGGACCCCGGCCGCCCCGGCAAGCGAGACCCCCTCGACCCGCTGCTGTGGCGCGTGCATCGCGAGGGCGAGCCCGCCTGGGACGGCGGGGCGCTCGGCTCCGGTCGCCCGGGCTGGCACATCGAGTGCTCCGCGATCGCGCGCGAGCACCTGCCTGCGCCGTTCACCGTGCAGGGCGGCGGCTCGGACCTGCGCTTCCCGCACCACGAGTTCTCCGCCGCCCACGCCACCGCCGTGGACGGCCGTCCCCTGGCCCACACGTTCCTGCACTCGGGGATGGTGGCCCTGGACGGGCAGAAGATGTCCAAGTCCCTGGGCAACCTCGAGCTCGTCTCCCGCCTGCGCGCCCGGGGCGTGGAGCCGGTGGCCATCCGCGCGGCCATCCTGGACCGCCACTACCGCTCCGACTGGGAGTGGTCCGAGGACCTCCTCACGGCGGCCGAGGAGCGCGTGGCCCGCTGGCGGTCCGCCCTCGACGGCCCCCACGCCGATGCCGGCGCCGCCGTCCTGGCGGCCGCGCACACCGCCCTCTCCGAGGACCTCGACGCCCCCGCCGCCCTGCGCGTGCTCGACGCCTGGGCCGACGGCACCCTCGACGGGCTCTCCACCACGGCCGAGCCCCTGCCGGTGGCCGACGTCGTCGACGCCCTGCTCGGACTGCGCCTGCGCTGA
- a CDS encoding undecaprenyl-diphosphate phosphatase: MTWIEAIILGLVQGLTEFLPISSSAHIRIVGEFLPSAADPGAAFTAITQLGTETAVLIYFWKDISRIISRWFQALAGKVPHSDPDVRMGWLIIIGSIPIGVLGLLLQDWIDTEFRSLWITATMLIVFGVLLALADRKGRQTKPLEKLTLKDGIVYGFAQALALIPGVSRSGGTITAGLAMGYTREAAARYAFLLAVPAVFASGLYKVAKVVTEPGQAGPYGMGETILATAIAFVVGYAVIAWLMKFITTNSYMPFVWYRIALGLVLFVLLGTGLIAA, from the coding sequence GTGACTTGGATCGAAGCAATCATCCTCGGCCTCGTGCAGGGCCTGACGGAGTTCCTCCCCATCTCCTCCTCGGCTCACATCCGCATCGTCGGCGAGTTCCTGCCGTCCGCGGCCGACCCCGGGGCCGCCTTCACCGCCATCACGCAGCTCGGCACCGAGACCGCCGTGCTGATCTACTTCTGGAAGGACATCAGCCGGATCATCTCCCGCTGGTTCCAGGCCCTCGCCGGCAAGGTCCCGCACTCGGACCCGGACGTGCGGATGGGATGGCTCATCATCATCGGCTCGATCCCCATCGGCGTGCTGGGCCTGCTCCTGCAGGACTGGATCGACACCGAGTTCCGCTCCCTCTGGATCACGGCCACCATGCTGATCGTCTTCGGCGTGCTGCTGGCCCTCGCCGACCGGAAGGGGCGCCAGACCAAGCCCCTGGAGAAGCTGACCCTCAAGGACGGCATCGTGTACGGCTTCGCCCAGGCCCTCGCCCTGATCCCAGGCGTCTCCCGCTCCGGCGGCACCATCACCGCCGGCCTGGCCATGGGCTACACCCGCGAGGCCGCCGCCCGCTACGCGTTCCTGCTCGCTGTGCCCGCCGTGTTCGCATCGGGCCTCTACAAGGTCGCCAAGGTCGTCACCGAGCCCGGCCAGGCCGGTCCGTACGGCATGGGGGAGACCATCCTGGCCACCGCGATCGCGTTCGTCGTCGGCTACGCCGTGATCGCGTGGCTGATGAAGTTCATCACCACCAACTCCTACATGCCGTTCGTCTGGTACCGCATCGCCCTCGGCCTGGTGCTGTTCGTCCTGCTCGGCACCGGCCTGATCGCCGCCTGA
- a CDS encoding DUF5703 family protein codes for MREQLMSSTLDSIARGEKWEYLVITVAPHESLADARRRLVDHAEYGQWELQRSVHYRGGTRRHWMRRRVIRVRSTLQS; via the coding sequence ATGCGTGAGCAGCTGATGTCCTCGACCCTGGACTCGATCGCCCGGGGCGAGAAGTGGGAGTACCTCGTGATCACCGTGGCCCCGCACGAGTCCCTCGCCGACGCCCGGCGGCGCCTCGTGGACCACGCCGAGTACGGGCAGTGGGAGCTGCAACGATCCGTCCACTACCGCGGCGGGACCCGCCGCCACTGGATGCGGCGGCGGGTCATCCGGGTGCGCTCCACGCTGCAGTCCTGA
- a CDS encoding M20/M25/M40 family metallo-hydrolase, translated as MDASTPSTAPSTADADVVEICRDLIRIDTTNHGGGRSVGEPEAAELCAAWMRKAGMEPELIESAPGRVSVVGRLEGWDPEAPGLVLHGHTDVVPAEPDEWTVDPFGAEFRDGMIWGRGAVDMKGMDAMILSVLVHLARTGRRPRRPVVVAFFSDEEAGGVFGAQWLVAHRPELFAGCTEAISEVGGFSTDVAGTRAYLVQTGEKGLAWLNLRAQGAPGHGSAPHTDNAVTRLAGAMERIGRHPWPLTYTKTTRQLLEEVAEITGTPFDERDPTPQLQALGHARDWVAGTLRTSSNPTGLTAGYKHNVIPSTATGTVDVRLIPGEEEQTLAELADLAGDGIEISPEHQDTGLEVPFSGDLVERMASALDAEDPGAHVLPFMLGAGTDNKSLHRLGIAGYGFSPLQLPSGLEFTRLFHGIDERVPVESLRFGCRVLEHVLEPRA; from the coding sequence ATGGATGCCTCGACCCCTTCCACCGCCCCGTCCACGGCCGACGCCGACGTCGTCGAGATCTGCCGCGACCTCATCCGGATCGACACGACCAACCACGGCGGCGGCCGCTCCGTGGGCGAGCCCGAGGCCGCCGAGCTCTGCGCCGCGTGGATGCGCAAGGCCGGCATGGAGCCGGAGCTGATCGAGTCCGCCCCGGGCCGGGTCTCGGTGGTGGGCCGGCTGGAGGGGTGGGACCCGGAGGCGCCCGGTCTCGTCCTGCACGGGCACACGGACGTGGTCCCCGCCGAGCCCGACGAGTGGACCGTCGACCCCTTCGGCGCCGAGTTCAGGGACGGCATGATCTGGGGCCGCGGGGCCGTGGACATGAAGGGCATGGACGCGATGATCCTGTCCGTGCTCGTCCACCTGGCCCGCACCGGCCGGCGACCCCGGCGCCCCGTCGTCGTCGCCTTCTTCTCCGACGAGGAGGCCGGCGGCGTCTTCGGCGCCCAGTGGCTGGTGGCGCATCGCCCGGAGCTGTTCGCGGGGTGCACGGAGGCGATCAGCGAGGTCGGCGGCTTCTCCACGGACGTCGCGGGGACGCGCGCCTACCTCGTGCAGACGGGGGAGAAGGGGCTCGCCTGGCTCAACCTCCGCGCGCAGGGGGCCCCCGGCCACGGATCGGCGCCGCACACCGACAACGCCGTCACCCGCCTGGCCGGGGCGATGGAGCGGATCGGCCGCCACCCCTGGCCGCTGACCTACACCAAGACCACCCGCCAGCTGCTCGAGGAGGTCGCCGAGATCACCGGCACCCCGTTCGACGAGCGGGACCCGACGCCGCAGCTGCAGGCGCTCGGCCACGCCCGGGACTGGGTGGCCGGCACCCTGCGCACCTCCTCCAATCCCACGGGCCTCACCGCCGGCTACAAGCACAACGTCATCCCGTCGACCGCCACAGGGACCGTGGACGTCCGGCTGATCCCGGGCGAGGAGGAGCAGACCCTCGCCGAGCTCGCCGACCTCGCCGGCGACGGCATCGAGATCTCCCCCGAACACCAGGACACCGGCCTGGAGGTGCCCTTCTCCGGCGACCTCGTGGAGCGGATGGCGTCGGCCCTCGACGCCGAGGACCCCGGCGCCCACGTGCTGCCGTTCATGCTGGGCGCGGGGACGGACAACAAGTCGCTGCACCGGCTCGGCATCGCGGGCTACGGCTTCAGCCCGCTCCAGCTCCCCTCGGGCCTGGAGTTCACGCGGCTGTTCCACGGGATCGACGAGCGCGTGCCCGTGGAGTCCCTGCGGTTCGGCTGCCGCGTGCTGGAGCACGTCCTCGAGCCTCGCGCCTGA